One Candidatus Paceibacterota bacterium genomic window carries:
- the rpsO gene encoding 30S ribosomal protein S15 produces the protein MLNTKKKQTVIKKNQIHDKDTGSSEVQVAILSTQISELAKHLKKHKKDNHSRRGLIKMVADRRTHLKYLERKSKPRYTALMKKMDLA, from the coding sequence ATGTTAAATACAAAGAAAAAGCAAACAGTTATAAAGAAAAATCAAATTCATGACAAGGATACAGGCTCTTCAGAAGTGCAAGTGGCTATTTTATCTACTCAGATTTCCGAACTGGCAAAACATTTAAAGAAACACAAAAAGGACAATCATTCTCGTCGAGGGTTGATCAAGATGGTAGCCGACAGGCGCACTCATTTAAAATATTTGGAACGCAAAAGCAAACCTCGCTACACAGCTTTGATGAAGAAAATGGATCTAGCGTAG
- a CDS encoding NYN domain-containing protein, translated as MTVIKHKEQRVGVFIDTQNLYHSARNLYQARVNFGAVLKDAVAGRKLVRAVAYVITTEAGDEKNFFEALSKLGIETKTKDLQIFAGGAKKADWDVGLAVDAIKMSPRLDSVVIVSGDGDFIPLVEYLQTIGVQVEVVSFGKSTSSKLREVVDDFVDLSENPRKYLMNAK; from the coding sequence ATGACAGTTATAAAACACAAAGAACAGAGAGTAGGAGTTTTTATTGATACCCAAAATTTATATCACAGCGCTCGAAACTTATATCAAGCGCGAGTTAATTTTGGCGCGGTTTTAAAAGACGCAGTGGCGGGGCGAAAGCTTGTGCGGGCAGTGGCTTATGTCATCACCACAGAAGCTGGAGACGAAAAGAATTTTTTTGAAGCATTATCCAAACTCGGTATTGAAACCAAGACCAAAGATTTGCAAATATTTGCCGGCGGCGCAAAGAAAGCGGATTGGGATGTGGGGCTCGCTGTCGATGCAATTAAAATGTCTCCGCGTCTTGATTCTGTTGTGATAGTCTCTGGCGATGGAGATTTTATTCCGCTTGTAGAATATTTGCAAACTATCGGCGTGCAAGTGGAGGTAGTTTCTTTTGGTAAATCAACTTCCAGCAAACTTCGCGAAGTCGTGGATGATTTTGTGGACTTGTCTGAAAACCCTAGAAAATATCTGATGAACGCTAAATAA
- a CDS encoding GIY-YIG nuclease family protein — translation MYYIYVLKSIKDDKLYIGSTNDLKRRLSEHNNGFNRSTKARRPFELRYYEACANEHDARTREYNLKKDGKALGQLKRRISESLK, via the coding sequence ATGTATTATATATATGTTCTAAAAAGCATAAAAGATGATAAATTATATATCGGTTCGACTAATGACCTGAAGCGAAGACTTTCGGAACACAACAATGGATTTAATCGTTCAACAAAAGCTAGGCGACCATTTGAACTTCGCTATTATGAAGCTTGTGCCAATGAACATGATGCTAGAACTAGAGAATATAATTTAAAAAAAGATGGAAAAGCGCTTGGGCAACTAAAAAGAAGGATTTCCGAAAGTCTTAAATAA
- a CDS encoding YraN family protein: protein MPKVFTSITQKTGEIGENIAVRFLVKHNFLILNRNYTKKWGEIDIVAEKANKLYFVEVKSVSRFDLDKVTHETIDQYHPEDNMHPWKLKRLSRTIQTYLLSEKIPDEKEWQVDLLIVFLDIKNKKAKIKVVNDIIL, encoded by the coding sequence ATGCCAAAAGTATTTACATCAATAACTCAAAAAACTGGCGAAATTGGAGAAAACATAGCAGTAAGGTTTCTTGTGAAACATAATTTTTTAATATTAAATAGAAATTACACAAAAAAATGGGGAGAAATAGATATCGTAGCTGAAAAAGCCAATAAATTATACTTTGTTGAAGTGAAATCTGTGTCAAGGTTCGACCTTGACAAGGTTACACATGAAACAATAGATCAATATCATCCTGAGGACAATATGCACCCGTGGAAACTAAAACGTTTATCGCGAACAATTCAAACTTACCTTTTATCCGAAAAAATACCAGATGAAAAAGAATGGCAAGTGGATTTATTAATCGTGTTCCTTGATATAAAAAATAAAAAGGCAAAAATAAAAGTAGTCAATGATATTATTTTGTGA
- a CDS encoding HD domain-containing protein: MDSITKNLISKIPKEVSHVTNTLEKAGFEAYLVGGCVRDLLMDKIPNDWDVTTNAKPEQIIGLFEKTVYENTFGTVAVVVSRETLGTSPQPSPCKGEGEIQDVIRETSHNFIIEVTPYRTEAKYSDFRHPDEVKFSDKLEDDLKRRDFTVNAMALSPKGHLVDLFDGIKDIKDKTLKAVGDPDDRFAEDALRMLRAVRFSCQLNFFIAQETTESILKNSELIKKISEERIRDEFVKITTSANASSGVLMLQKFNLLKNIIPELLEGVDCEQGGEHIYDVWNHSLLALQHAANKNWSLEIRLAALFHDIGKPRARRLAGKQDGEINSAFSGSLSVRARTALPLGSSACETPRESKFISPSSSLKAKKKFTFYGHEVVGARMAKKIMERLKFPKKEIELVSKLVRNHMFFSDTELITLSAVRRIITKVGKENIWLLMDVRECDRVGMKKKEAPYRLRKYFAMIEEALRDPISVGQLKINGEFMIKELGITSGPRMGWILHALLEEVLDAPEKNTVEHLSELVKSLNMLGDAELKTLGLRGKEKKEELEEEEVKKLHTKHGVK; the protein is encoded by the coding sequence GTGGATTCAATAACTAAAAACTTAATATCCAAAATCCCCAAAGAAGTTTCACATGTAACAAATACGCTCGAAAAGGCCGGATTTGAGGCATATTTAGTTGGCGGGTGTGTTCGAGATCTTTTAATGGATAAAATACCAAACGACTGGGATGTCACGACGAATGCAAAACCGGAACAAATAATAGGGCTTTTTGAGAAGACTGTATATGAAAATACGTTTGGAACGGTCGCAGTGGTTGTTTCCCGTGAAACATTGGGAACCTCACCCCAACCCTCTCCTTGTAAAGGAGAGGGGGAAATACAAGACGTTATTCGTGAAACATCCCATAATTTCATAATTGAAGTTACTCCATATAGAACAGAGGCAAAATACAGCGATTTTCGGCATCCTGATGAGGTAAAATTCAGTGATAAGTTAGAGGATGACCTCAAGAGACGTGATTTTACAGTCAATGCAATGGCCTTAAGCCCTAAAGGACACCTCGTAGATTTGTTTGACGGCATAAAGGACATTAAGGACAAGACGTTAAAAGCGGTAGGGGATCCAGATGACCGCTTTGCCGAAGATGCTCTTCGGATGTTGCGCGCGGTGCGTTTCTCTTGCCAACTTAATTTTTTTATTGCGCAAGAAACAACGGAAAGTATTTTGAAAAATTCGGAATTAATAAAAAAAATTTCTGAGGAAAGAATCCGAGATGAATTTGTAAAAATAACAACTAGTGCCAATGCTTCTTCTGGAGTGCTAATGCTTCAGAAATTTAATTTGTTAAAAAATATAATTCCTGAATTACTCGAAGGCGTGGATTGTGAACAAGGGGGGGAGCATATTTATGATGTTTGGAATCATTCATTACTTGCATTGCAACATGCAGCGAACAAGAATTGGTCTTTAGAAATAAGGCTCGCAGCGCTTTTTCATGATATTGGGAAACCGCGAGCTAGAAGACTTGCAGGGAAACAAGACGGGGAAATAAATTCTGCTTTCTCGGGGTCGCTGTCTGTGCGTGCTCGCACAGCGCTGCCTCTCGGCTCGTCAGCCTGCGAGACACCCCGCGAAAGCAAATTTATTTCCCCGTCTTCGTCTTTAAAAGCTAAAAAGAAATTTACTTTTTACGGGCATGAAGTTGTCGGGGCGCGAATGGCAAAAAAAATAATGGAGAGATTAAAATTTCCTAAAAAAGAAATTGAATTGGTGTCCAAGCTTGTGCGCAATCATATGTTTTTTTCCGATACGGAATTGATCACACTTTCGGCAGTGCGAAGAATTATTACAAAAGTCGGCAAAGAAAATATTTGGCTTTTAATGGATGTCCGTGAGTGCGACAGGGTGGGAATGAAAAAGAAAGAAGCCCCGTATCGGCTTCGAAAATATTTTGCCATGATCGAGGAGGCTTTGAGGGATCCGATTTCTGTCGGACAGCTAAAAATCAACGGAGAATTTATGATAAAAGAACTCGGAATAACTTCCGGACCGCGGATGGGGTGGATTTTGCATGCGTTGCTCGAAGAAGTGCTGGATGCCCCGGAGAAAAATACCGTGGAACATTTGTCTGAATTGGTAAAATCTTTAAATATGCTTGGGGATGCGGAACTCAAAACTCTCGGTCTGCGCGGAAAAGAAAAAAAAGAAGAATTAGAAGAAGAAGAGGTAAAAAAACTACACACGAAACATGGAGTGAAGTAA
- a CDS encoding ZIP family metal transporter: MIIWISIATLISTFLGGMFALRFKDKLHLILGFSAGAVIGVAFFDLLPEALELGKGIYDISFLTSISALGFITYMILDRLFFFHSHCDHDSKECNQNKRGLLGAGSLSAHSFIDGAAIGLAFQVSNAVGIIVAVAVLVHDFSDGINTVNMILKNSGTRKQAFKWLLVDAIAPVLGITSTLFFSVSESALGIILAVFTGFFLYIGASDLLPESHHSHPTAWTTFSTILGVAVLFGAIKLAGI; encoded by the coding sequence ATGATTATTTGGATAAGTATCGCGACATTAATTTCTACTTTTCTAGGTGGAATGTTTGCTTTACGTTTCAAAGATAAATTGCATTTAATTTTAGGCTTCTCAGCCGGAGCTGTTATTGGCGTGGCCTTTTTTGATTTATTGCCTGAAGCTTTAGAATTAGGAAAAGGAATTTACGATATAAGTTTCCTCACTTCCATTTCTGCTCTCGGTTTTATAACTTACATGATTTTAGATAGACTTTTCTTTTTTCATTCACATTGCGATCATGATAGTAAAGAATGTAATCAAAACAAAAGGGGATTGCTCGGGGCAGGAAGTTTGTCTGCACATAGTTTTATAGACGGTGCTGCGATAGGTTTAGCCTTTCAAGTATCAAATGCTGTAGGTATTATCGTGGCTGTCGCCGTATTAGTTCATGATTTTTCTGACGGAATAAATACTGTAAATATGATTTTGAAAAATTCTGGTACACGCAAACAAGCTTTTAAATGGCTTCTGGTTGACGCTATTGCTCCGGTTTTAGGTATAACTTCCACGTTGTTTTTTTCTGTTTCTGAATCAGCTCTAGGAATAATCCTTGCTGTATTTACTGGATTTTTCTTATATATAGGAGCCTCTGATTTATTGCCAGAAAGTCACCATAGCCACCCCACGGCTTGGACTACTTTTTCTACTATTTTAGGTGTTGCAGTTTTATTTGGAGCAATAAAACTCGCTGGAATATAA
- a CDS encoding exodeoxyribonuclease III — MKIISWNTNGLRATAKQGFLAPLFEKYKPDILCLQETKAEPDQLPEEVRNVKNYYSYFSHPKIKKGYSGVAIYSAVEPLEIFYGMGIEKFDEEGRLIGVKYKDFTLINVYFPNGGQGPHRLKYKLEFYDAFLKFILKLRRDGENVIFCGDINTAHTEIDLARPKANEENTGFLPIERAWIDKVIKNKFIDIFRKFYPEKIGAYTYWDIKSRARDRNVGWRIDYFFVDEKMVSKIKSIGMLTNYMGSDHCPIWLEIKE; from the coding sequence ATGAAAATAATCAGCTGGAATACAAATGGTTTGAGGGCGACGGCAAAACAGGGATTTCTTGCTCCCCTTTTTGAGAAATATAAGCCTGATATTTTGTGCTTGCAAGAGACAAAAGCCGAACCGGACCAGCTTCCAGAAGAAGTGCGCAACGTAAAAAATTATTATTCTTACTTTTCACATCCAAAAATTAAAAAAGGATATAGCGGTGTGGCTATCTATTCAGCGGTTGAACCGCTGGAGATCTTCTATGGTATGGGAATAGAAAAATTCGACGAAGAAGGCAGATTGATCGGCGTTAAGTATAAAGATTTTACTTTGATAAATGTATATTTCCCAAACGGAGGCCAAGGACCGCACAGATTAAAATATAAATTAGAATTTTATGATGCTTTTTTAAAATTTATTTTGAAACTGCGAAGAGACGGAGAAAATGTAATTTTCTGCGGGGACATAAACACTGCTCACACCGAGATAGACCTCGCTCGCCCGAAAGCAAATGAAGAAAATACGGGTTTCCTGCCCATAGAGCGCGCATGGATAGATAAAGTAATAAAGAATAAATTTATCGATATCTTTAGAAAATTTTATCCAGAAAAAATAGGTGCTTACACGTATTGGGACATCAAAAGTCGCGCCCGAGACCGCAACGTCGGCTGGCGCATAGATTATTTTTTCGTTGATGAAAAGATGGTATCTAAAATAAAGTCTATTGGAATGCTAACTAATTACATGGGTTCAGATCACTGCCCGATTTGGCTAGAAATTAAGGAATGA
- a CDS encoding peptidoglycan DD-metalloendopeptidase family protein has product MRHLVCFIKPTKKTVSKIKSFFALSLLFGVLFVPIWSVKADLFSSLSSIFVGDQAYALQANVSSVSILEEENSKDGSNNDTINGIDPNTDNISDDKALSPNVGSGVSDDQNALDSSCGEPNVYVVAEGDTIAKIADLLDVSEKTVLAANDMKKTLTRDDVLFIPSVSGVEHTVTKGQTLQQIAKLYKVDAKDIIYCNGITPDSTLALGDELTIPGGDVSLGDNNKSVKSSTSTTKKKQTYQAYPAQNLAGFINPAPGYRLSQGRHDGNAVDLAIATGTPIHAAAAGRVIFARTGYNGGFGNLVIISHPNGTQTLYAHQSKIATHSGDQVSQGEVIGYVGSTGHSTGPHIHFEVKGAFNPGINNSWAK; this is encoded by the coding sequence TTGCGACATTTAGTTTGTTTTATAAAACCTACAAAAAAAACAGTTAGTAAAATAAAATCATTTTTTGCCCTTTCTTTGCTTTTTGGGGTTCTTTTTGTGCCCATATGGTCAGTTAAAGCGGATCTGTTTTCTTCTTTGTCTTCTATCTTTGTGGGTGATCAAGCTTATGCACTTCAAGCGAATGTTTCCTCGGTTTCAATTTTAGAAGAGGAAAACAGCAAAGATGGCTCAAATAACGATACCATTAACGGCATAGATCCGAATACTGACAATATCTCTGACGACAAGGCACTTTCTCCGAATGTTGGTTCAGGCGTATCAGACGACCAAAACGCTTTAGATTCATCCTGCGGAGAGCCGAATGTCTACGTGGTGGCAGAGGGAGACACTATCGCAAAAATAGCCGACTTACTTGATGTTTCTGAAAAAACAGTCTTAGCAGCCAATGATATGAAGAAAACTCTTACAAGAGATGATGTTCTTTTCATCCCTTCTGTCTCTGGCGTAGAACACACCGTTACTAAAGGACAGACTTTACAGCAGATAGCGAAACTTTACAAAGTTGATGCAAAAGATATTATTTATTGTAATGGTATTACACCGGACTCTACCCTTGCCTTGGGAGATGAGCTTACAATCCCTGGAGGAGATGTTAGCCTTGGAGATAATAATAAATCAGTTAAAAGTAGTACTTCAACTACTAAGAAAAAACAAACCTATCAAGCCTACCCTGCTCAAAATCTTGCCGGATTTATCAACCCTGCCCCTGGTTATCGTTTAAGTCAAGGACGTCACGACGGAAATGCTGTGGACTTAGCCATAGCCACAGGTACTCCTATCCATGCCGCCGCCGCTGGAAGAGTTATTTTTGCTAGGACTGGATACAACGGAGGTTTTGGTAATTTAGTTATTATCTCTCATCCTAATGGCACTCAGACTTTATATGCTCACCAGTCAAAAATAGCGACTCACTCAGGAGATCAAGTATCTCAGGGTGAAGTTATAGGCTACGTTGGTTCTACAGGACACTCTACAGGGCCACATATTCATTTTGAAGTTAAAGGCGCGTTTAATCCTGGAATAAACAATTCTTGGGCAAAATAA
- a CDS encoding TMEM175 family protein, producing MKAARLETLADGIFAIVMTILVFQIRPPVLVDPTNAKELAFAIKHMLPIFLSYLLSFSLLFSYWRAHHFFVSVYAKNIDVNLTNLNAIFFLFLALIPFSTSLLGEYSNNQFSIVIFGIHTVIMGFCLFAIRSYVFNSDHIKNIDVSRQEIRRGTVRTFVPVVFGLLAIVLSFFNNYLSLVLFTLAVIFNFSQTSTVFIDKFIKNL from the coding sequence ATGAAAGCAGCTAGATTAGAAACTCTTGCAGACGGCATTTTTGCCATCGTGATGACAATCTTGGTTTTTCAAATTAGGCCGCCGGTTTTGGTGGATCCTACGAATGCCAAAGAACTTGCCTTCGCGATAAAACACATGCTCCCGATTTTCCTTAGTTATCTTTTAAGTTTTTCTCTGCTTTTTTCTTATTGGCGGGCACATCATTTCTTTGTTTCAGTTTATGCGAAAAATATTGACGTCAATCTGACGAATCTTAATGCGATTTTTTTCTTATTCCTCGCGCTTATTCCTTTTTCCACTTCTCTGCTCGGAGAGTATAGCAACAATCAATTTTCAATAGTTATTTTTGGCATTCATACCGTCATTATGGGTTTTTGTCTTTTTGCCATTCGCAGTTATGTGTTTAACTCCGATCATATAAAAAATATCGATGTCAGCAGACAAGAAATACGCCGTGGTACTGTCCGAACCTTTGTGCCTGTGGTTTTCGGTTTATTGGCAATTGTTCTTTCTTTTTTCAACAATTATCTATCTCTCGTTCTCTTTACCCTCGCTGTGATTTTCAACTTTTCTCAAACAAGTACTGTCTTTATAGATAAATTTATCAAAAATCTATAG
- a CDS encoding ORF6N domain-containing protein produces the protein MKNKNLAIVPIEIIENKIYLIRNAKVMLDKDLAFLYQVKPIALRQQVRRNKERFPKDFMFQLTNKEVDFLVSQNVIPSRKVLGGALPYAFTEHGVTMLSSVLKSKKAIEVNIAIIRAFIKLREMLQSHKDVLIEIEKIKRNQKKDGEKISAIIDVINKLMEPKADLKRKSIGFKTGK, from the coding sequence ATGAAAAATAAAAATTTAGCAATTGTTCCGATTGAGATTATTGAAAATAAAATTTATCTTATAAGAAATGCAAAAGTAATGCTTGATAAAGATTTGGCTTTTTTGTATCAAGTGAAACCGATAGCTTTACGCCAACAGGTAAGAAGAAACAAAGAAAGATTTCCTAAAGATTTTATGTTTCAGCTTACAAATAAAGAAGTTGATTTCTTGGTATCACAAAATGTGATACCTTCGAGAAAAGTTTTAGGTGGCGCTCTGCCCTACGCTTTTACAGAACATGGTGTTACGATGCTATCTTCTGTGCTAAAAAGCAAAAAAGCGATTGAAGTAAATATCGCGATCATTAGAGCTTTTATAAAATTGCGAGAAATGTTGCAATCTCACAAAGATGTTTTGATTGAAATTGAAAAGATAAAAAGAAATCAGAAAAAAGATGGTGAAAAAATTTCTGCTATCATAGATGTAATCAATAAACTCATGGAGCCAAAAGCAGACTTAAAAAGGAAATCAATCGGTTTTAAAACAGGAAAATAA